cagcgggtgctgcgtgagcccctcccccgtcccaaagcgctcacaagcggtcagtctcagcagcgctccccgctgcagtcagagcagagaggagcagagcagccaatagccacttttccgacgacgacgcggtctagctttatttaacaaataaagccaagccgctctcctgatgcgatccgccatagctggaaacagaaatcagcctcctgcgcgccaattaactgacgtgcatcaagagcgtcgcgagctttgtgaccacccggtgtcaagcgtcgtgtttaaaacgtcacaagcgtcagcttcaaGGCGTACCAAGCGTCGATGACGCCCgggacgcgtccggtgtgaatgcaccatcacacacacacacacacacacacacacacacacacacacacacacacacacacacacacacacctgaggagcCCAACAAAGAACATGGGGCTGAGGAGGGAGATGGATCCACTTCACTCTCACAAGTTTTCCACCAGCACCCAGTTACCTGGCTGAAAAACAACACCCTTTACTGTTCTGTCAGATTGTCCTTTTCCTTTTGCTGAagagttttactgttttttgtttcaatttcaCAAGCAATGTGCATCTTCTGTAACCATTTCTGTCCATTTGTCTGCTGATCAGGTGTTTCACATTCTTTCTTGGATTGGGATATCAcaatgctgtaaaaaaaaaaaaaaaaagctggctaCAAagtcatccatctatccatgcATCTTCTTATCCAGGACTGGGTcatgggggcagcagtctaagcagagatgctcATACTACCCTATCCctagacacttcctccagctcttcaggGGGGATCGCAAAGCGTTCCCAGGCTGCTTTTTAGCTAAAAGCCCTAGTAAATTGATAGATAAAAAAATAAGGATTTAGATGTAATAATACATATATTTTTGCAGTGCTAAAAAAGTGGAAATATAAATTATTTTGgaaattattgatttatttcattaaaaatgctaaaatgtgttttggtaaaatattgttaaaaatgaaaggGTTTAAATGTACTTGTTAAAATGCAGTGAAgctaaaaacaagaatgatacaattttgtgtttgaaaatataaattagAAAACTGTATTCAAGTACTTATATTGTattccctttgttttcttttgaggttTTTCCACCTAACAATAACACTACCACTACCACTGCTACTGCTATAAAAGCAGCTAAAAAGGCAACGAGTGGAGTCCTGTGTGCTTCAGCTGGGGGGACATCCTATTAAGTGGGAACAGTCTGCACAAAACATACACGcacttgacacacacacactcacatacaagCTGTGCATGATTAAAGTGCTGGAACACTAGAGCGGTAGCGGGCAGTGAAATGAGAGCTTTTTCATATTAACACAGGGTTTTTTATTGTGACAAGTCACCAACCACCCGAAACAGATGTCAAACTGTGGCACACAGGCCCAGGTCATTTCCCTTGTGATCCCTCTCACTCAAGGTGAGAccacaatgaaaaacagaagatgccccaaaacacaaaatgaacacagaacAGTGAAGCACAACTAAATAACACAAATAAGCACGAACATAACACCAGCAACTCAAACAGCCCATCAAATAAGCCCCCAAATGCCCAGAATAAGTCCTTCCCACAATGCCTTGCAGCTCTCCAGAGCAGGCTGTCCAGTGCAGCGATACCCAGCGGCCCCCACGGCCACTACAGTATCGAGAGGATAAATTACaataaatgaatggaaatttcagagaaaacaatcaTCAATTATGCAAAAGCACAAAATACTACACACAGCTGTGGaatcttaaagctcgtgtccggagttttgatagagagaggtttttttttttaatccgtctcgaggttccgccctccctttgctttcatgagcgaccaagccacgcacctttaattgtgcacgctattatctgtcgggtgaaaatgagagcctctgagtcctacagcatcctacatattcagctgtttatggtggatgttcagcagacagtggatatatcggaggtaagcggggcggctactgcggagctaactcccctctgcctgggcgagtgttCGTGCTCTCTGGCTGGATTGACATcatgacaaggcggaagctcaaaTCTAttttttggataacatgggggtgtacgagacgaaggcggagctcataaataaatttttacattgctttatgctaatattatattgtagtattgaaccagactgacacatttaagctctgttaaagaatgatacatacattggaaatgagcggaaactccggacacgagcttaaAGTAGAGCAGTATTTTTCAGAAATTTACCattaaaaatggaggaaaaatattTATCTTTGTTTATTAGTTTGGTAATTAAACCCGCCAAACAACAATATCCTATTAAAAGCACATCATGTTACATGGGAATCCTAAATACTCTTTAGTTTATCATGAGGTATCATGAATAAAACCATGCTGTAAGGTTTTTGACCACATCAGTCTTGCCTTTCCTCATCCTCACCGCCTTGCAGGCTGTGCAGTAAGATTCACCCGACCAGAGCGTCATGTACACACTGTAGTCTTTCCTCCAGCTGAGGTGCATCTGGATCAGAGATGGACTGTCCTTCACCTTCCGCAGGTACTGGGCCAGCTCCTGCACTGTGGGGAAGTCATCAACGTGGATGAAGGCCTCGGGGGGCAGGAAGCGCTCGTAGTTCTTCCTGGACGGACCCAGGACCACCGGGATGGCGCCACCCTGCACCGCATTCCACAGCTTCTCTGTGATGTAGTCGGTGTGCTGAGAGTTCTCGAAGGCCAGGTAGAACCGGTactgtttcaacatttcaaccACACTGTCCTTGCCTGGTGGTAAGATGGTGGTCCCTGCACGCCCAAACAGGTCGATTTTGATGTAGTCCTTAAGAAGGTTGTAGAATTGCACACGCTCCAAACTAATGTGCCAGTGGCTGACCACCCAGGCCACAAAGCCAGGACGAGGATCCAAGGAGGAGTTAAGCTTTTTTGCAAAACGGGCCTGAGGAACTTTATCTAATAACACATTTGGGATTAAATACCCATAAGGCAGAAAGATATCAGAGTCCTCTCGGTAGTTCAGTGTGAGGTTGTAAATACCTTCAAATTTCCACAGTCGCTGAACATGTGTGGGAGACTCAAAGTTGAGCCATATCCACTTTTGCGCAGGTGGTCGTGGCTCTGGAGGCAATGGAGCTTCTTTAACTCTAGAAATGATTTGATCCCGGTGCCACATGAGCACAGCATCAGCCTTGTGGTACATGCTCCTGTCTTCAGTGATTGTACACCCACTGATCCGAAAGTTTTCCCAGCAATCACAAGGATTTCTTCCTCTGTAGCGCCAGACCAGGAGTAGTATTTCTGCGTTGTTGTCCTCTGAAACAGGGACAGATGGCTCAGCATTTGACACATCCGACAGGTCGAGGAGGCAGATTCCTGGAAGCAACAGAAAATTCACTGCTGCCAATCCGACCAAAGAGAAAATCCCTTTAAAAGCAGAGTTCTTGATGAGGGACAAATCTGAATGCATGTTTGCCCTGTCGCCTGCGATCACAGAGCAGCCAGCCGATACCAAGCAAGCTCTAGTCTTTAATGTTGGTTCTCTCACAACTCCACATCAAGAGCAATTTGGTTTCAGAATAGTGAAGAATTAATTGAATATGCGGTGAAACCAGTCTCACCTGACAGTGTGCTTGAAATAATTCCAGTGCTGTTGTCATGAATCAGCGGCAAACCCAACAGCAAACTCATAcacagttacaaatgatcaagAAGTTTATGGTATAAGGAAAATCCTGTTACAGTTCAAAGTGAATTTGAATTAGTTACTCCTGAATGTGAagcaattaattaaaaaattcgATTGCAAAGTTTGaatatttgcttttaaaatctgcatctgaatggtcTCATGGAGTTCAAAGTTAAGTTTAACAAGGCGATGGGATCCGGAGGGATCATCCAAATGAGTCATTTaaaacatgagcagaaatcCAAACAAGAATCGAGAAACACAAGGAagtagggatgagcgagtacactattatctgtatctgtatctgtttacccatccaaatgatctgtatccgtatctgtactcggaagGGGCTtggtctaaaccggaagtgggcgtggtttaactggaaacgggcaggggcagaaattggtgcactgttttcagtctgaaattgatatgaattgctcagaagttgctatattgattcttcatttggaaactatttacagaacagtctcaatgatacaatgtacagatttttttttttttttttttttttttagtcagaacatgaatatttttaaagttatataaattattatttattcacacaaaagcctcagaaataaaatttgaatatttttggtcacaatagcaaaggaactatttacagaacaagtattttttttattgagtcaggacatgaatatttttattgtatGAAATGCACAATCTTCTCCTCGGCAATGTGAGACATGTTTTCTGACTGTGGACAGAACAGGGGATTTTAACAACAAAGAGCCTCGAGGAAATTCAAATgagagtgggaaaaaaacaaagttcctAATGACATTGGAAGACTCCCCTTAAGGATCTCATCTGGTTTTACTGGATTCACAGCAGACCAGTGGAAAAACTGGACAACAATTTACTCCCTGTTTTATCTGAAGGGCCTTATCAGTGAAAGACAGAATGATATGTGGTTCCACTTTGTGCAGGCCTGTATCATCCTCTGCTCCATAGTCATATCCATCAGGAGACTTGAAGAAGCCGATGGACATCTGcaaacatttctttcaaaatttGTGGAGCTGTTTGGCGCATTGCACTGCACCCCAAACATGCATTTACATCTCCATTTGAAAGAGTGCATGCTGGACTTTGGACCGGTTTATTCTTTCTGGTGCTTCTCTTTTGAGTGTTTTAATGGAATCTTGGGAAAGTTCCATAACAACAAGAGGGCAATTGAGGTCCAGATTATGAGACAATTCCAGCAAAGACAACAGCTGAACATGCCATGGACATGTGAATATGGTGCTGAATTTGGCCATATTTTAAAAGGGCAGGTGGTTGGGACTTTATCATGTGATGACACAACTGACATACCTTTATGTCAAGCACAGCAGTTTGGTTTCTGCAGAAAAGCTTGTCTTGGAAAATCTTACAGTACTGCCACTTTCTCCATTCCAGCATGTTATCCTGGATGAGCTTGATGTGCATGCAATGTTGACAATGTATCATCAGATGTACCCTGAAAGTGGCATAACTGCAGTTGACCGTTTCGCCATTTTGTGCAAAAGGGTAACATACTTGAATGAGACTTACTGTACAGATGAATGTGGAGCAGAAAGGTCAGCATATGTATATGCTAGGTGGTGTGCAAACACCAATAGTTTTGAGGAACCCATCCTTGACCCTCTGGCAGAACCACAACCAGCCATTATGAAGGAGTTCATCTGTGTTAATGTCATGTCAAAAGATACAAATTTAGACATGCCATTGCAAGAGTTTCCTGGCTTCATCCTCATCCAGACAGGGACTTTTATGGGAAGCCAGTACAAGTTTGGGGCCTAAAGGGAACAGACACTTCTTATCCCTGCTCATTTCTTCCAGTTGAGCGCATTATAGGAAGATGTGTGGTAAACACATGCACGGTGCAGTTAAATCACATAAAAGAAAAGGTGACTCTAGTCATGCCGCTCTGTACAGTGTATGAGATTTAGGGTACTAACTGTGTTGAAAGTGTCTGTGATGCTGGAGGCACTGTAAACAATTGAGCGCCAATCATTCCCATGTTTTCTAAAAttcgattttttggggggagaaatATTTCTGTAATTTTGTATCTGAGtttaaagaaagacaaaaaaaaatattatgagTGATTGGTGCTTCTGTAACAACTTTTTTATCGAATCAGTACATGAACTCGCAACcaatttcaaaaacaacaaaacaaatttaGAAGAAGCTGAGTTAATTAATACTCTACGCTCTTCAAAATTAAGGAAGTCCCTTGtgataaagtaaaaaaagatAATAACAAATATTTGCAATTCAAAGGCAAATGATATCCACGACCTCAATATggcttttgttaaaaaacatcacagtgagttagggctgggcgatatggcaaaaaaaatgatcacgatttttttttcatatcattcaatctcgattaaaatcacgatatgctatattgtttttaaaccagttttaaagcatctgcactgaaaactagaactatagaatagtttaacattttattaacaaaccaagcaaatagcaatgcaaattaaataatataaacatagaaaaatataagcacaatctcacttaacagtgcagtaaatgggaaaaaaatgtagcaccaagacaataaaatcctgcgatgcaccgttttttcagtaaaagagaagaactgaacgatcgttagttaaagtgtgacagtttacagccctgaggatttttgttgctataaaagattaaaaaactaaagaaaccgcctggggataatgaaggtgctttagaatgtaaacattattttcaagttatgatgctaaatatgctgctgctaTTATTAATGCTtacatcaaatgtacaaaatttaaataatctagattggacagattagatttaaaatgtaacggtgcaaaactacaataatataaaaaaatagacaaaattaatcatttttctcctcttacaatgttgctcgtatggtgcagtggcctgaaaagacagcactggctacgtttacgtgcagtcaatattcgtgttaagataaatattctggtttctgaaacatttggaataaccccagggagatcctcattcagaccacagccacaggtgacgccatgactgcaattgcacttcatgccactaggtgtgctgtttgcatgttcaaccttatt
The sequence above is a segment of the Salarias fasciatus chromosome 14, fSalaFa1.1, whole genome shotgun sequence genome. Coding sequences within it:
- the LOC115400738 gene encoding alpha-(1,3)-fucosyltransferase 4-like — translated: MHSDLSLIKNSAFKGIFSLVGLAAVNFLLLPGICLLDLSDVSNAEPSVPVSEDNNAEILLLVWRYRGRNPCDCWENFRISGCTITEDRSMYHKADAVLMWHRDQIISRVKEAPLPPEPRPPAQKWIWLNFESPTHVQRLWKFEGIYNLTLNYREDSDIFLPYGYLIPNVLLDKVPQARFAKKLNSSLDPRPGFVAWVVSHWHISLERVQFYNLLKDYIKIDLFGRAGTTILPPGKDSVVEMLKQYRFYLAFENSQHTDYITEKLWNAVQGGAIPVVLGPSRKNYERFLPPEAFIHVDDFPTVQELAQYLRKVKDSPSLIQMHLSWRKDYSVYMTLWSGESYCTACKAVRMRKGKTDVVKNLTAWFYS